Within the Maribacter sp. BPC-D8 genome, the region TTCTTCAAAAGCATCAAAATTAAAATCTTCAGTGTAAAAGCTTAAACCTTCTACCCTATTAATCAATGTTTCTTGAGCTTTTACATAGAAGATGCTAGCTTCATAACTTGGGGTAATAGCTAAATCATCTATCTGATCAAAATCTTGCTCTTCAGAACAAGATGTAACCAGTAGAAGACCTACCAAAGTCAATAATAGAAAACGTACCCCTTTTATCACCTTTTCAAAGTTTAACACATATAGACAGTAGTCTATAGTTATAGTAACTCTATAAAAGGGATTTTATTTCTTGCAAATCGTAAATTATCGGAGCCACATCATGAGTTTCTTCTCTATGCGCATTAAAGTGTATGGTATGAAAACCTAAAGATTTCGCGCCCAAAATATCTGCCTCTAAGCTATCGCCAATCATTATTGATTTTTCTGGTACTACACCAGCTCTATTTAAAGCCAAATTAAAGATAACCGGATTCGGCTTTTTAGCTCCTGCCATTTCAGAATCAATAATCTGATCAAAATAGCTATGAATACCAGAGTTTCTAAGCTTCTTATCTTGAACTTCTTGGAAACCGTTGGTAATGATGTGCAATTTATATTTAGGTTTTAAATAATCTAACACCTCAATAGCATTAGGAAAAAGAGCGTTGAATGAGGATAAATGATTAATATATTCTTCGGATAATAAATGAATTAAATCATCGGTAGCAGGATGCCCCATAGTATCAAAAACCGATTTAAGTCGCTGATACCGTAATTCGGTTTTTGTTATTTTCTCTTCTCTAAACAATTTCCAAAACTTCAAATTTGCTGGTACATAGACTTCTAGAAAGTCTTGTAGTTCAACACCAACTTTATGATCGTTAAATATTTTTTCAAAGGTCAGTGCCGAGTTTTTATCAAAATCCCACAAGGTGTGATCTAAATCAAAAAATACATCTGTTACTTTATCTTCAAACATGTTGTTGTTTTATTACTTCGGTGTACACATTCATCCAATCTCTATCTTCTTTATTACCTAAGACTTCATTAGAGAACATGGTTATAAGCGTACCATTAACTTTTCTAACCTCATCAGTGATCAATTGCACTTGACGCAATACTTCTTGATCTTTCTTAATTTTTGAAAGTGATATATCATGAATCGCAAACGGATGCACTTTTATAGGCTGCTTTACTTCTAACGGAATATCATAAAACTGAAAAGGCGTACAAGTACCGGCTCTAAAACCAAGTTCAAAGGTATACCCCATGGTGTAGTCATTGGTAAACTCTGCCGCAATAAGATTACGATACGTTTGAGGAACATCTACCCTATTATATCGCATTTTACAATTGTTTACTGGTCTATTAATAACCACTTCTAAATTGGATTTTTCTTTCTTTAATAGTTCTAAATCAGAAAATGAACTATAGCTTGCTGCCAATGATACTGGTACATAATCAGCTACATATTTTATTAGCGACTTAAATTTAATACTGTTGATAGATACGTTTTTATCATACTTTGAGTAATCTGCATACTGAAAAAAGAAATTACACCTAATATTATACTTCTTGTGCAAGGCAATTAATTCAGCATAATTGTCATAAGGGTCTTTCCGCCTGTTTAATCCCACTGCTATTCTATCTACAACTCTTTTGAACTTAAATGTCCCAATATCCATTAGCATACCTACCAAACCGCGAACTACTCCTCTATTCGCATAGCAGTGCGAAGTTGCCACATCTATTACCGATACAAAATCATACGATTTACCTTTATGTTCCAAATCTGGAAAACGCTCTTTAAGCGCATCTAATAATTTAAGAGCCCAAATATCTACAACAGGTTTTTGAAGGAATCCGTTTTGGAAAGCGATACTATCTTTCGGAGAAAATCTACCATGAATATCTTTTACATGCGGCAAGTACTCTTCATACCTTGAAAGTAGAAAGAAACTAGCGGCAAAAATATCAAACGGTAGGTTACTACGCTCACCTGCTTGAAAAAAGCAGGGTACATCTTCCCAAACTGCAATATTTAATTCAATATCATTAATACCTTGTTCAAAAAGCAACTCATTACTACGAACAAAAAATTCGTTCTGTAGTGGTTGTTTTGTATACGTTATTTTTGGTCCGGTATGCTTTATAAACTCCTCTACCTTAGTGGTAAAATCAAGTTCTACACCTAATATATTCACGAAGATATGCCTCATGATATAAGTAAGACGTGGTGTGATTTTATGTGTATAAATCAATAACATCTATAGAATTTTTTCATCTGCAAAGCTATAGTAACTTTTTTGGGTAATGATCAAATGATCCAACACTTTAATATCTAAAGTTTCGCTTGCAATTTTTATTTTTTGGGTAATTTGTTTGTCTGCAGCACTAGGTCTTAACGTACCAGATGGGTGATTGTGGGCCAAAATAATTGCAACTGCACCTAATTCTAATGCTTGTTTCATGACTATACGCACATCTACTAAAGTACCTGTTATACCACCTTTACTCAACTGCGCTTTATGCAATACTTTGTTGGAATTATTGAGAAAGAGAATCCAGAATTCTTCATGTTCTAAATCGCCCAATAACGGTTGTAGAATCTCGTATACATCTTTACTGCTACCTATTTTTTCAATTTTAGCGGCATCTTCTCCCCTTCTTCTTCTACCAACTTCTAAAGCCGCTGCAATACTTACTGCTTTAGCTTCACCAATACCTTTAAAGGTCATCAGTTGTTTTATAGAAAGCCTACCTAATTCATTGAGGTTATTATCTACAGATGCCAAAATACGTTTAGATAGTTCAACCGCACTTTCTGATCTACTACCCGAACCTATTAAAATGGCAATCAATTCAGCATCAGATAATACTGAACGACCTTTATGAACTAGCTTTTCTCTTGGCTTATCATCATCTGACCAATTTTTAATAGATAGTGAAGCGGGTTTATCGTGCATTGGCTAAAGATACAGAACAAATTATTTTATGGTAAATTTATACATCAATTAAAAAACCAACCATGAAATCGATTTTAAACGAAGAGGCATACCAAGAAATCAAAAATAGAATCGAACAACTTTCAGAAACTTCTGAAAAAGGTTGGGGTAAAATGACCATTGGGCAAATGGTTTGGCATTGCCAGTACCCGTTAAAATTAGCTATTAAGAATACACCCAACACTTCTAAAGGCAATTGGTTCGTAAAAACGTTTTTTAAAAAGTCGTTATATAATGATAAACCATGGCGTAAAAATTTACCGACTGCACCTCAGCTAAAAACAAAAGAAGATAAGGTATTCAGTACCGAACATGAAACCCTTAAAATTCTGGTGAACGATTTTTATGCAGTACGTGATCGAGAAGAATGGTATCCGCACCCTGCATTCGGACCGTTTACAAAAGAACAATGGGGACAAATGCAATACAAACATTTAGACCACCATTTGAAGCAATTCGGAGTGTAATTTGGTTGTTGGTTGTTGGTTGTTGGTTGTTGGTTGTTGGAAAAAACAAGTTCAAGTTCAAAAGTCAAGTTCAAGTTCAAAACTACACAGTCCTTTTTACTTAATACTTTATACTTATTACTTAGTACTCTTTACTCTATTTTCTATCCTCTATTTTCTCTAACCCAACTTTGTACCTAGTACCTTTTACTTAATACTTAATACTTATTACTTTGTACCTAGTACCTTTTACTAATTACTAATT harbors:
- a CDS encoding DUF1569 domain-containing protein; this encodes MKSILNEEAYQEIKNRIEQLSETSEKGWGKMTIGQMVWHCQYPLKLAIKNTPNTSKGNWFVKTFFKKSLYNDKPWRKNLPTAPQLKTKEDKVFSTEHETLKILVNDFYAVRDREEWYPHPAFGPFTKEQWGQMQYKHLDHHLKQFGV
- a CDS encoding polysaccharide deacetylase family protein, encoding MRHIFVNILGVELDFTTKVEEFIKHTGPKITYTKQPLQNEFFVRSNELLFEQGINDIELNIAVWEDVPCFFQAGERSNLPFDIFAASFFLLSRYEEYLPHVKDIHGRFSPKDSIAFQNGFLQKPVVDIWALKLLDALKERFPDLEHKGKSYDFVSVIDVATSHCYANRGVVRGLVGMLMDIGTFKFKRVVDRIAVGLNRRKDPYDNYAELIALHKKYNIRCNFFFQYADYSKYDKNVSINSIKFKSLIKYVADYVPVSLAASYSSFSDLELLKKEKSNLEVVINRPVNNCKMRYNRVDVPQTYRNLIAAEFTNDYTMGYTFELGFRAGTCTPFQFYDIPLEVKQPIKVHPFAIHDISLSKIKKDQEVLRQVQLITDEVRKVNGTLITMFSNEVLGNKEDRDWMNVYTEVIKQQHV
- the radC gene encoding RadC family protein, which codes for MHDKPASLSIKNWSDDDKPREKLVHKGRSVLSDAELIAILIGSGSRSESAVELSKRILASVDNNLNELGRLSIKQLMTFKGIGEAKAVSIAAALEVGRRRRGEDAAKIEKIGSSKDVYEILQPLLGDLEHEEFWILFLNNSNKVLHKAQLSKGGITGTLVDVRIVMKQALELGAVAIILAHNHPSGTLRPSAADKQITQKIKIASETLDIKVLDHLIITQKSYYSFADEKIL
- a CDS encoding YjjG family noncanonical pyrimidine nucleotidase, producing MFEDKVTDVFFDLDHTLWDFDKNSALTFEKIFNDHKVGVELQDFLEVYVPANLKFWKLFREEKITKTELRYQRLKSVFDTMGHPATDDLIHLLSEEYINHLSSFNALFPNAIEVLDYLKPKYKLHIITNGFQEVQDKKLRNSGIHSYFDQIIDSEMAGAKKPNPVIFNLALNRAGVVPEKSIMIGDSLEADILGAKSLGFHTIHFNAHREETHDVAPIIYDLQEIKSLL